One Candidatus Sulfurimonas baltica DNA segment encodes these proteins:
- a CDS encoding tyrosine-type recombinase/integrase translates to MATYISSKKYPGVQYYIKDNGVKSYSIRYKDESGKLKRVQVGDESDGTTEVYCKNKRIEILNAQNKGEQPPKIVKNHRKKIITLDDVADKYFSSMDNTTSTHERLSKYNKHLSEQFGRHSITNIKKTDLEDLQKSIIDDKKLSKKTANMILELFSTIFRFGFNEELYEAVNPAMKVKRFKVKNTRERFLRVSEIEELYKQAILKDEEKDHGDLLEVFVKLALTTGARLEGILNIKKRDIDLESDIIRITDFKNGGEIYSGYVTKTTRDLLTNKLNLLNYNDNLVSFNNDGKQISARQIQTRLKPILDDLFNVGLDTKDRANRIVIHSLRHTFASQLAISNVPIRQIQELMNHADIRETMKYAKLQDDANKKAAQSVF, encoded by the coding sequence TTGGCAACATACATAAGCTCAAAAAAATATCCTGGTGTTCAGTACTATATCAAAGATAATGGAGTCAAGTCATATTCCATTAGATATAAAGATGAAAGTGGAAAATTAAAAAGAGTACAAGTTGGTGATGAGTCTGATGGAACCACTGAGGTTTACTGTAAAAACAAACGCATAGAGATATTAAATGCTCAAAATAAAGGTGAACAACCGCCTAAAATTGTAAAGAATCATCGCAAAAAAATTATTACGCTTGATGATGTTGCAGATAAATACTTTTCATCAATGGATAATACTACAAGCACACATGAAAGACTAAGTAAATACAATAAACATTTATCTGAGCAATTTGGAAGACACTCAATAACAAATATTAAAAAAACTGACTTAGAGGACTTACAAAAAAGTATAATAGATGATAAAAAGCTAAGTAAAAAAACTGCTAATATGATTCTTGAGCTTTTTAGCACAATATTTAGATTTGGATTTAATGAAGAGCTTTATGAAGCAGTAAATCCAGCAATGAAAGTTAAAAGATTTAAGGTGAAGAACACTAGAGAAAGGTTTTTAAGAGTATCTGAAATTGAAGAACTGTATAAGCAGGCTATATTAAAAGATGAAGAAAAAGATCACGGAGATCTACTAGAGGTTTTCGTCAAACTAGCTTTAACAACTGGTGCTAGATTAGAGGGTATATTAAATATTAAAAAGCGGGATATTGATTTAGAAAGTGATATTATACGCATAACTGACTTTAAAAATGGAGGTGAAATTTATAGTGGATATGTAACAAAAACAACTAGAGATTTGTTAACTAATAAATTAAACCTTTTAAACTATAATGACAACTTAGTCTCATTTAACAATGATGGAAAACAAATTAGTGCTAGACAAATACAAACTAGATTAAAACCAATACTGGATGATTTGTTTAATGTTGGCCTTGACACAAAAGATAGAGCAAATAGAATAGTAATTCATTCCCTTAGACATACTTTCGCTTCACAACTAGCAATTTCCAATGTGCCTATTAGACAGATCCAAGAGCTTATGAATCACGCAGATATAAGAGAAACAATGAAGTATGCTAAACTACAAGATGATGCTAATAAGAAAGCAGCTCAGAGTGTTTTTTAA
- a CDS encoding DUF302 domain-containing protein: protein MKKIVSLIIALLSVSVLSAKGDLHLFDVNNKDGSITTEQIEKAFVDAGFGIGVNSNMNKPFMIQFKKTSFKVFTLLTVYHKKISMDLVAKYPDFGVFMPMGVGIYQGNDEETLHVSVLTADAQAKILGFDDELIKSLEKEVLAVLSKSLPNSTNKLSEDSLKESHSLVTKYELNLDGGDLAEARENLSMSLNNGFQLNGFVVPSRLDVNKSLTDSPYDFYETISICKLPVIYTVSLTRPEAAAFAPCSLMVYKKKDEDKIVLGFPAVHNWMSSAHVENKEATDVLLKAQKQFESILVEATE from the coding sequence ATGAAAAAAATCGTTAGTTTAATTATTGCACTTTTAAGTGTATCTGTGTTGTCGGCAAAAGGTGATTTGCATCTGTTTGATGTAAATAATAAAGATGGTTCAATTACAACTGAACAAATTGAAAAAGCGTTTGTAGATGCAGGGTTTGGCATCGGGGTAAACTCTAATATGAATAAACCTTTTATGATTCAGTTCAAAAAGACAAGCTTTAAAGTCTTTACTCTTCTTACTGTTTATCATAAAAAAATATCTATGGATTTAGTTGCAAAATATCCTGATTTTGGTGTTTTTATGCCAATGGGTGTAGGTATTTACCAAGGGAATGATGAAGAGACTCTACATGTATCGGTATTAACAGCAGATGCTCAGGCAAAAATACTTGGGTTTGACGATGAACTTATTAAAAGCCTAGAAAAAGAGGTTTTAGCTGTTTTAAGTAAATCATTACCAAACTCTACTAACAAACTTAGTGAAGACTCTTTAAAAGAGAGCCACTCTCTTGTAACTAAGTATGAGTTGAATTTGGATGGTGGAGATTTGGCAGAAGCTAGAGAAAATTTGTCAATGAGCTTAAATAACGGCTTCCAGCTAAACGGATTTGTAGTGCCAAGCAGACTTGACGTTAATAAATCTTTAACTGATAGCCCGTACGACTTTTATGAAACAATATCTATATGTAAACTTCCTGTTATATACACTGTTTCACTAACTAGACCAGAAGCAGCAGCATTTGCTCCTTGTAGTCTAATGGTATATAAGAAAAAAGATGAAGACAAGATTGTTCTTGGCTTTCCAGCAGTTCATAACTGGATGAGCAGCGCACATGTAGAGAATAAAGAAGCTACTGATGTTTTATTAAAAGCTCAAAAGCAATTTGAGTCTATTCTTGTTGAAGCGACAGAGTAA
- a CDS encoding GlsB/YeaQ/YmgE family stress response membrane protein has product MDIINLIIFLAVGALAGWLAGIIMKGRGFGVISNIIVGIVGALLGGFVFGLLGITTGGFLGSIVMATIGAVILLYMIRILKKA; this is encoded by the coding sequence ATGGATATCATTAACTTAATAATTTTTTTAGCAGTTGGTGCGCTGGCTGGGTGGCTTGCTGGCATCATAATGAAAGGAAGAGGATTTGGCGTCATTAGCAATATAATTGTGGGAATTGTCGGCGCTTTATTGGGTGGCTTTGTATTCGGTTTGCTCGGCATAACCACAGGCGGTTTTTTAGGCTCTATAGTTATGGCCACCATAGGAGCTGTTATTTTGCTATATATGATTAGAATACTTAAAAAGGCTTAG
- a CDS encoding DUF3185 family protein, with the protein MAISSGITMKIIGIGLVVLGVGLAVWGYQLSGSVGSQITQAVTGSDTDRVMTFYISGAVSFFVGIYLLRKK; encoded by the coding sequence ATGGCAATTAGTTCAGGAATTACAATGAAAATTATAGGAATTGGTTTAGTAGTTTTAGGAGTTGGTCTTGCAGTATGGGGGTATCAACTATCCGGTTCTGTCGGCTCACAAATAACACAAGCTGTTACAGGTTCAGATACAGACAGGGTCATGACTTTCTACATCTCCGGAGCGGTCAGTTTTTTTGTAGGCATATATCTTTTGAGAAAAAAATAA
- a CDS encoding mechanosensitive ion channel family protein, which produces MGLSIFWTFVVILVSYISFRLFKRILNKIAKTKSVDMKRLFYIQKVFEILFVIIAMVAMSFVWSVDFKGVSVFASSIFAIIGVAMFAQWSILSNVTASIIIFFTFPARVGDKIKIVDGDNSVEGTIREISLFQIELIDSEKNLVLYPNNLLLQKPVIRINK; this is translated from the coding sequence ATGGGTTTAAGTATTTTTTGGACTTTTGTTGTAATCCTTGTATCGTATATCAGTTTTAGACTTTTTAAACGGATTTTAAACAAGATTGCAAAAACTAAGTCAGTTGATATGAAAAGACTTTTTTATATTCAAAAAGTTTTTGAGATATTGTTTGTAATCATAGCTATGGTTGCAATGTCGTTTGTTTGGAGCGTTGACTTTAAAGGTGTCTCTGTTTTTGCATCATCAATTTTTGCTATTATCGGCGTTGCGATGTTTGCGCAGTGGTCAATACTAAGCAACGTGACTGCAAGCATTATTATATTTTTTACTTTTCCGGCAAGAGTTGGCGATAAAATTAAAATCGTTGACGGCGACAATAGCGTTGAAGGGACAATCAGAGAGATATCTCTTTTTCAGATAGAGCTTATAGACAGTGAAAAAAATCTTGTTTTGTATCCAAATAACCTTTTACTGCAAAAACCAGTCATCAGAATAAACAAATAA
- a CDS encoding ATP-binding protein, producing MSLQRMFEDQEKLLTKVSLDKKRYLYNEINWDLKSIGILGQRGLGKTTMMLQYIKENFKNSKNALYISLDTPYMQSVLLIEFAREFEQNGGEVLFIDEVHKYNDWANHIKNIYDSLDIKVVFSGSSILQISKQNADLSRRTIIYHLENLSFREYLELTDIEKFESYKLDDILIKHETIASDISKKIKPLMHFKEYLIYGAYPFILDDKDTYHQRIIQMINTILETDLPYINKIEMTQITKLKKLLYMLAVNVPFIPNITDLSNATNISRPKVYEYLEHLESAKIINSIVSQAKGYKIMTKPEKLFMQNTNISYALTSNINMGSARESFFVNQIKNGSNSQLKLYDDTIFSSKNGDFLVESKYTFEVGGKNKDFNQIKDIPNSYIASDDIEIGYGNKIPLWLFGFLY from the coding sequence TTGAGTTTACAACGAATGTTTGAAGACCAAGAAAAGCTACTAACAAAAGTTTCTCTTGATAAAAAAAGATACTTATACAATGAGATCAACTGGGATTTAAAATCTATAGGTATTTTAGGTCAAAGAGGTCTTGGTAAGACGACAATGATGCTTCAATATATCAAAGAGAATTTTAAAAACTCTAAAAATGCATTATATATCTCCTTAGACACACCATATATGCAATCGGTTTTACTTATTGAGTTTGCCAGAGAGTTTGAACAAAACGGCGGTGAAGTTCTTTTTATAGATGAAGTACATAAATATAATGACTGGGCTAACCATATTAAAAATATATATGACTCTTTGGATATAAAAGTTGTTTTTTCAGGATCATCCATTTTACAAATTTCAAAACAAAATGCTGATCTTTCTCGTAGAACTATTATTTATCATCTTGAAAACTTATCTTTTAGAGAATATCTAGAACTTACCGATATTGAGAAGTTTGAATCATATAAACTAGATGATATCTTAATAAAGCATGAAACAATTGCCAGTGATATAAGTAAAAAAATAAAACCGCTAATGCACTTTAAAGAGTATCTTATATACGGAGCATACCCTTTTATACTTGATGATAAAGACACATACCATCAAAGAATAATACAGATGATAAATACTATTTTAGAGACTGATTTGCCATATATAAACAAAATAGAAATGACACAGATTACTAAACTAAAAAAACTTCTTTATATGCTTGCCGTAAATGTACCTTTCATACCAAATATAACCGACCTATCAAATGCAACTAACATATCACGTCCAAAAGTGTATGAGTATTTAGAACATTTAGAGTCTGCCAAAATTATCAATAGCATAGTTAGTCAAGCAAAAGGGTATAAAATAATGACGAAACCAGAAAAGCTTTTTATGCAAAACACCAATATATCTTATGCTCTGACATCAAATATAAATATGGGAAGCGCAAGAGAATCATTCTTTGTAAATCAGATAAAAAACGGTTCTAACTCTCAATTAAAACTATATGATGACACAATATTTAGTTCAAAAAACGGCGACTTCCTTGTAGAAAGCAAATACACATTTGAAGTAGGCGGAAAGAATAAAGACTTCAATCAGATAAAAGATATTCCAAACTCATATATAGCTTCTGATGACATAGAGATAGGTTATGGAAATAAAATTCCTCTTTGGCTATTTGGATTCTTATACTAA
- a CDS encoding GGDEF domain-containing protein, with amino-acid sequence MKGDQKQYADLIKTENSTLSLENIESSIRHKNIRKHFEKEYGEKLYSEILLVLTHERYEPEKAKLIWNKITLHLDNLTKILDRNPGIVVATLDYLSNFQNSLLSPVLVQEDKSDFISETTTRDGLTQLYLKNVFNFALEKELEKSFRSKKNLSLLMIDIDDFKQVNDNYGHLEGDEALRTIGKLINENIRKMDTAARYGGEELAIIVPESTPSEAVLLAQRIREKISKIKFSSYSVTVSIGVCHSSLDIKTTNDMISRADEALYEAKQSGKNRVVVFKGRK; translated from the coding sequence TTGAAAGGTGACCAAAAACAATATGCAGATTTAATTAAAACTGAAAATTCTACTTTGTCATTAGAAAATATTGAATCTAGCATTCGTCACAAAAATATCCGTAAGCATTTTGAAAAAGAATATGGTGAAAAACTCTATTCTGAAATATTGCTTGTGTTGACCCATGAAAGGTACGAACCTGAGAAAGCTAAATTAATATGGAATAAAATAACTTTACACCTTGATAATTTAACTAAAATACTTGATAGAAATCCTGGTATTGTTGTCGCCACACTTGATTATCTTTCAAATTTTCAAAATTCATTATTATCTCCTGTCCTTGTTCAAGAAGATAAAAGTGATTTTATATCCGAAACAACAACTAGAGACGGGTTAACTCAGCTGTATCTAAAAAATGTATTTAATTTTGCACTGGAAAAAGAGTTAGAAAAAAGCTTTCGAAGTAAAAAAAATCTTTCTTTGCTGATGATTGATATTGATGATTTCAAACAAGTAAATGATAATTATGGGCATTTAGAAGGGGATGAAGCGTTAAGAACAATCGGAAAATTGATAAATGAAAATATTAGAAAAATGGATACTGCGGCACGATATGGCGGGGAAGAGCTTGCCATCATCGTTCCGGAATCAACACCTAGTGAGGCTGTATTGCTGGCACAAAGAATTCGGGAAAAAATATCAAAGATTAAATTCTCCAGTTATTCAGTGACAGTTAGTATTGGTGTATGCCATTCGTCCTTAGATATAAAGACAACAAATGACATGATTAGTCGGGCAGACGAAGCACTATATGAAGCAAAACAGTCTGGAAAAAACCGAGTTGTTGTATTTAAAGGGCGAAAATGA
- a CDS encoding IS3 family transposase (programmed frameshift): MARIIYSEEFRIEAVKQVTDNGYSITDTAQRLGIHPTSLSGWIKRLESPEAIEKNKISDASNAEIKKLQKELKRVTEERDIPKKGRGVLCKPHKLKYSFIKEHSQFYTVHRLCKVMQVHRSGYYQWLNQPISNRELENQELLIQIKEAYRDSKGVYGHRNIHKDLKELGIHVNKKRVARLMSEAKLYGVGTYKRKPYSKAGPVHKAHPNHLHQCFIAGKPNDTWVSDITYTRTKEGWIFLATVIDLYSRKIIGWATGHRQTTPLIINALKMAVARLNKDDNVILHSDQGSQYSAYEYKTFAKKNNITLSMSRRGNCYDNAVAESFFKTIKKELVRKQIFLTRKIAASKIFEYIEMFYNSKRRHSYLDYISPNEFEKRYNMESSNI, translated from the exons ATGGCAAGAATAATTTATAGCGAAGAGTTTAGAATAGAGGCAGTAAAACAAGTTACCGACAATGGTTACAGTATTACAGATACGGCGCAGAGACTTGGAATTCATCCAACTTCTTTAAGTGGATGGATTAAGAGATTAGAATCCCCAGAAGCTATAGAAAAGAATAAAATATCAGATGCTTCAAACGCGGAGATAAAGAAACTCCAGAAGGAACTTAAGAGAGTTACAGAAGAGAGGGACATCC CTAAAAAAGGCCGCGGTGTACTTTGCAAGCCACACAAGTTAAAATACTCTTTTATCAAAGAGCATAGTCAATTTTACACAGTTCATAGACTGTGTAAAGTTATGCAAGTACACCGTAGCGGATACTATCAGTGGCTTAATCAACCTATATCCAATAGAGAACTTGAAAATCAAGAATTGCTCATTCAAATAAAAGAGGCTTATCGAGATTCAAAGGGTGTATATGGTCATAGAAATATTCATAAGGATTTAAAGGAACTCGGCATCCATGTCAATAAAAAAAGAGTAGCTAGACTTATGAGCGAAGCCAAACTCTATGGTGTTGGCACTTATAAACGCAAGCCTTACTCTAAAGCTGGTCCAGTTCATAAAGCACATCCAAATCATCTGCATCAATGTTTTATAGCAGGAAAGCCAAATGACACATGGGTTAGTGATATAACTTATACTAGAACTAAAGAGGGATGGATATTCTTAGCGACTGTTATAGATTTATATAGTAGAAAAATTATTGGCTGGGCAACAGGACATAGACAGACAACACCTTTAATTATAAATGCTCTCAAAATGGCAGTTGCAAGACTTAACAAGGACGACAATGTAATTCTTCACTCAGATCAAGGAAGTCAATACAGCGCCTATGAGTATAAAACATTTGCAAAAAAGAATAATATCACTCTTAGCATGAGCAGACGAGGCAACTGTTATGATAATGCTGTTGCAGAGAGCTTCTTCAAAACTATAAAAAAAGAGCTTGTCAGAAAACAGATATTTTTAACGAGAAAAATTGCAGCCTCTAAAATATTTGAATATATAGAAATGTTCTACAACTCAAAAAGAAGACATAGTTATTTAGATTATATTTCACCAAATGAGTTTGAAAAAAGATACAATATGGAGTCTTCAAATATATAG
- a CDS encoding IS110 family transposase — MSNCIGIDVSKASINIHIAKNKQDLVLENSIKGFRSLISKLKKIYKKEMENIVFIFEPTGSYSEALRKYSSEQNIKCFIINPKQFSNYAKALGVEVKNDIEDARVLSKALHLAKDNQIKVPVYNEDIEHIKELMSFYKFTKKQTTQQKNHLEALTSKDGDNFSIKELKKSIKESKEKELRIIEQVQTLIDSTDEYKIAYDNIISIKGVGQIGAIVLLHLFLKYPEANQRQITSLTGLNPIYRQSGTSIQSGYKIAKSGASLYRSVIFMSVLTAVQHDKNFKSFYERLKSKGKHTTSAQIAVMRKIILTAHSLYKNNRKYNENYNTHEASDME, encoded by the coding sequence GTGTCAAATTGTATCGGAATTGATGTATCAAAAGCAAGTATAAATATTCATATAGCAAAGAATAAGCAGGATTTAGTTTTAGAGAATAGCATTAAAGGTTTCAGGTCTCTTATCTCTAAATTAAAAAAAATATATAAAAAAGAGATGGAGAATATTGTCTTTATTTTTGAGCCAACAGGTAGTTATTCTGAAGCACTTAGAAAATATTCTTCAGAACAAAATATCAAGTGTTTTATCATAAATCCTAAGCAGTTTAGTAATTATGCTAAAGCATTGGGAGTGGAAGTAAAAAATGATATTGAAGATGCTAGAGTTCTTTCAAAAGCTCTTCATTTAGCTAAAGATAATCAGATCAAGGTTCCTGTATATAACGAAGATATAGAACATATTAAGGAGTTGATGAGTTTTTATAAATTCACGAAAAAACAAACAACACAACAGAAGAATCATCTTGAAGCATTGACAAGTAAAGATGGTGATAACTTCTCAATTAAAGAACTTAAAAAGTCTATCAAAGAATCGAAAGAAAAAGAGCTTAGAATTATTGAACAAGTACAAACTTTAATTGATTCTACGGATGAATATAAAATTGCATATGACAATATTATATCAATAAAAGGAGTTGGTCAAATTGGTGCCATTGTACTTTTACATCTCTTTTTAAAATACCCAGAAGCTAATCAAAGGCAGATTACCTCGTTAACAGGTCTAAATCCAATTTATAGACAATCCGGTACATCAATTCAATCAGGTTATAAAATAGCAAAGTCAGGCGCAAGTCTATATAGAAGTGTGATTTTTATGTCAGTTCTTACTGCTGTACAACATGATAAAAATTTTAAAAGTTTTTATGAGAGATTGAAATCTAAAGGAAAACATACAACATCTGCTCAAATTGCTGTCATGCGAAAAATAATACTTACTGCACATTCTCTTTATAAAAATAATAGAAAATATAATGAAAATTATAATACTCATGAAGCTTCTGATATGGAATAA
- a CDS encoding ATP-binding protein: MISKLSTESKKFLQRNNLPYKRYFIKNKSIKHRLTIITGQRGIGKTTTIAQYMKENSDKKSLYVSMDNFLIGELSMYEIAELFEQVGGELLCFDEIHKYSNWSQELKSIYDNFPKLQIIASGSSTLEINKGSHDLSRRAHVLKMHGMSLREYLELTLDTEFSILTIKDILENHEKIAFNISEQFEKLNQRILPIFKRYLKVGYYPYSLDINDDDIFIDILKQNIDISISYDLLSVYPSLDGNSMKKLNLLLKIIMQSVPFVPVIERLKSSLEIGDGRTIKEYFIKLEDAGIIKLLMSSSSKGLQQLEKPEKIYLDNTNLLNIANSNIGTERETFFLNATAQIHNVTYPKKGDFLIDNNFLFEVGGRNKGFNQIKDIHNSFIACDDLEIGYGNKIPLWLFGFLY; the protein is encoded by the coding sequence ATGATATCAAAACTTAGCACAGAATCAAAAAAGTTTCTTCAGAGGAACAACCTTCCTTATAAAAGGTATTTTATTAAAAATAAAAGTATTAAACACAGACTAACCATTATTACTGGTCAAAGAGGTATAGGTAAAACTACCACAATCGCTCAATATATGAAAGAAAATAGTGATAAAAAATCATTGTATGTAAGTATGGACAACTTCTTGATTGGAGAATTGTCAATGTATGAAATAGCAGAGCTTTTTGAGCAAGTTGGTGGTGAGTTACTGTGCTTTGATGAAATTCATAAATATTCAAATTGGTCACAAGAATTAAAAAGCATTTATGACAACTTCCCTAAACTACAAATAATAGCTTCTGGTAGTTCTACTCTTGAAATTAATAAAGGCAGTCATGATTTAAGCAGAAGAGCGCATGTTCTAAAAATGCACGGAATGAGCCTAAGAGAATATCTAGAACTAACACTTGATACAGAATTCTCGATACTAACAATTAAAGACATTTTGGAAAATCATGAAAAAATTGCATTTAATATATCTGAGCAATTTGAAAAACTCAACCAAAGAATACTACCGATTTTTAAAAGATATCTAAAAGTTGGATATTATCCTTACTCTCTTGATATAAATGACGATGATATCTTTATAGATATATTAAAACAAAATATTGATATATCTATATCTTATGACCTATTATCAGTCTATCCAAGCTTGGATGGGAACAGCATGAAAAAATTAAATTTACTTTTGAAAATTATTATGCAAAGCGTTCCTTTTGTACCAGTTATTGAGAGGCTGAAAAGTTCTTTAGAGATTGGAGATGGTCGTACCATCAAAGAATATTTTATCAAATTAGAAGATGCAGGAATTATTAAACTTTTAATGAGCTCATCTTCAAAAGGTTTACAACAGCTGGAAAAGCCAGAAAAGATATACCTTGATAATACCAACCTACTTAATATTGCTAACAGTAATATAGGAACAGAACGGGAAACATTTTTTCTAAATGCAACAGCACAAATACACAATGTAACTTATCCAAAAAAAGGTGACTTTCTTATAGATAATAATTTTTTGTTTGAAGTCGGAGGCAGGAATAAAGGTTTTAATCAAATTAAAGACATTCATAATAGTTTTATTGCATGTGATGATCTTGAAATAGGATATGGAAATAAAATTCCGCTTTGGCTATTTGGATTCTTATACTAA
- a CDS encoding IS4 family transposase: MELDNYIQTAVRSILKNPILEVLTEIKITKILKQSNFIKRNVGYPPFQIILHFVYMLVMQKRQSTFIKKSDSAFGKDAYYRFIKDSRYNWRKFLMLSTTALLQRIKPLHKNGEHRLLIIDDTVESKRGKYIEGSCKYIWSNKEHRSINALNIVSLNYADSHSTFQLDFSIKMNGSNRKDISEFTNKLHHRSNAYQRKSEITKGKNILAIEMLQRALDNGVDADYLLVDSWYAKPNFIHQANELGMPVIARLPNNKLIWNFKGKHKTMNAIYDSMKNYRHKSSGKHGKISYKYFDAIVEHAVLGKVKLVFLHTGKELLVFISSDITIAGKEILATYKKRWNIEQGYKDLRNLFGFGKEENRIYESLIAKITLSMFAYNIVSYINRIKHEPQTLGELFRDLECELETLAISMQLFIKILTKISEIQNVVKDNKNLLNIIAVLSAYTQKELGFMCESRHV, translated from the coding sequence ATGGAACTTGACAATTATATACAAACTGCAGTGAGAAGCATATTAAAGAATCCAATACTTGAAGTGCTAACAGAGATAAAAATCACAAAAATACTTAAGCAGAGCAACTTCATTAAACGAAATGTTGGCTATCCACCATTTCAAATAATATTACACTTCGTTTATATGTTAGTGATGCAAAAACGCCAGTCAACATTTATAAAAAAGAGCGATAGTGCATTTGGGAAAGATGCCTATTACAGATTTATCAAAGATAGTCGTTACAACTGGCGAAAGTTTTTAATGCTAAGTACTACTGCACTTTTGCAAAGAATAAAACCACTACATAAAAATGGTGAACATCGCTTACTCATTATTGACGATACAGTAGAGTCTAAGAGAGGTAAATACATTGAGGGAAGCTGTAAATATATTTGGAGCAATAAAGAACATAGGAGTATCAATGCGCTCAATATCGTATCTCTAAATTATGCAGATTCACATTCAACTTTTCAATTAGATTTTTCTATAAAAATGAATGGTAGCAATAGAAAAGATATTTCAGAGTTCACAAATAAGCTACATCACAGAAGTAATGCATATCAGAGAAAGAGTGAAATTACTAAAGGCAAAAATATACTAGCTATTGAGATGCTGCAAAGAGCTTTGGATAACGGTGTTGATGCAGATTACTTGCTCGTAGATAGCTGGTATGCTAAACCGAATTTCATACATCAAGCTAATGAACTTGGTATGCCAGTAATAGCAAGACTTCCAAACAATAAACTTATTTGGAACTTTAAAGGCAAACATAAAACTATGAATGCAATCTATGACAGTATGAAAAACTATCGTCACAAAAGTAGTGGTAAACATGGCAAAATATCGTACAAATATTTCGATGCCATTGTAGAACATGCAGTTTTAGGTAAAGTCAAGCTCGTATTTTTACACACAGGTAAAGAGTTGTTAGTTTTTATCTCAAGTGATATTACTATTGCAGGCAAAGAGATTCTAGCAACTTATAAAAAGAGATGGAATATTGAACAAGGCTATAAAGATCTCAGAAACCTCTTCGGTTTTGGAAAAGAAGAAAATCGTATCTATGAATCACTAATTGCAAAAATAACACTATCTATGTTTGCATATAACATTGTAAGTTATATTAACCGTATAAAGCATGAACCACAAACTCTTGGAGAACTCTTTAGAGATTTAGAATGTGAGCTTGAAACACTGGCAATATCAATGCAACTCTTTATTAAAATACTGACAAAAATCTCTGAAATCCAAAATGTTGTCAAGGATAATAAAAATTTACTCAATATTATCGCTGTGCTCAGTGCTTATACTCAAAAAGAGTTAGGTTTTATGTGCGAAAGTCGCCACGTTTAA